The proteins below are encoded in one region of Flavobacterium nackdongense:
- a CDS encoding MFS transporter: MTSESSKTNWGQFIPLVTVFFFWGFVAASNDILIPVFKKAFDLTQGQSQFVSIAFYISYTVGSLIYMGVSLLMKQDLVNKIGYKNGLALGLVISALGTLLFYPAANTGSYPLMLAGLFTVGLGFSLQQTVANPLAIALGPIKTGSQRLTLAGGINNFGTTIGPLIVSFAIFGAAATGNTNMSIESVKIPYLILGLAFLLVAVLLKFSSLPEHPQTIEESSEEAATAKSSALQYPQLVMGMIGIFLYVGVEVSTASNLPAYMETKLGFAIGDIAPYISLYWASLMIGRWTGAVEAFTDNMTTQKILRFLAPYLAFGIFLLVNAIAKHDLTPFYVYGLIILVLIAADMASKGNPARMLLIFASLGIVALFIGMATSGMVSVYAFTSVGLFCSTLWPCIFTLAVSGLGKHTSQGSSFLIMMIMGGGIVSWLQGFVSDSIGIQNSYIVGVICFAYLAFYAWKVSGILRNQGIDFDTKISGGH; encoded by the coding sequence ATGACTTCAGAAAGTTCAAAAACCAATTGGGGACAATTTATTCCCCTAGTAACCGTATTCTTCTTTTGGGGATTTGTTGCCGCGAGTAACGACATTTTAATCCCCGTTTTCAAAAAAGCCTTTGATTTGACACAAGGTCAAAGCCAGTTCGTTTCCATCGCTTTTTACATTTCTTATACCGTGGGTTCCTTGATATATATGGGAGTTTCTTTATTGATGAAACAAGATTTAGTCAACAAAATAGGCTATAAGAACGGTTTGGCATTAGGATTAGTAATTTCTGCTCTTGGAACTTTATTATTTTATCCAGCTGCCAATACAGGTTCTTATCCGTTGATGTTGGCTGGATTATTCACTGTTGGGTTAGGATTTTCGTTACAACAAACGGTTGCCAATCCACTAGCGATTGCTTTGGGGCCAATAAAAACAGGTTCGCAACGATTGACGTTGGCTGGAGGAATCAACAATTTTGGAACTACTATTGGTCCTCTAATTGTAAGTTTTGCCATTTTTGGAGCTGCTGCTACCGGAAACACGAATATGAGTATCGAAAGTGTAAAAATTCCATATTTAATTTTAGGATTGGCTTTTTTGTTAGTTGCTGTATTGTTGAAATTTTCTTCTTTGCCAGAACATCCTCAAACCATAGAAGAATCTTCAGAAGAAGCAGCTACAGCAAAAAGCTCTGCTTTACAATATCCTCAATTGGTTATGGGGATGATTGGCATTTTTCTGTATGTAGGTGTCGAAGTTTCTACGGCAAGCAACTTACCGGCTTATATGGAAACCAAATTGGGTTTTGCCATCGGTGATATTGCTCCTTATATCTCCTTGTATTGGGCAAGTTTAATGATTGGTCGTTGGACTGGAGCTGTCGAAGCTTTTACCGATAATATGACCACTCAAAAAATTCTGCGTTTCTTGGCACCGTATTTGGCTTTTGGTATTTTCTTGCTTGTTAATGCCATTGCAAAACACGACTTGACTCCTTTCTACGTATATGGATTGATTATTTTGGTGTTAATTGCTGCCGATATGGCTAGTAAAGGGAATCCTGCCAGAATGTTACTGATTTTTGCTTCATTGGGAATTGTAGCCTTATTTATAGGAATGGCAACAAGCGGAATGGTAAGTGTTTATGCTTTTACAAGTGTTGGATTATTTTGCAGCACGCTTTGGCCTTGTATCTTTACTTTGGCGGTAAGTGGATTAGGAAAACATACCAGTCAAGGTAGTAGTTTTTTGATTATGATGATTATGGGTGGTGGAATTGTAAGTTGGTTGCAAGGTTTTGTTTCGGATAGCATAGGAATCCAGAATAGTTATATTGTCGGGGTAATATGTTTTGCTTATTTGGCATTTTATGCTTGGAAAGTGAGTGGTATTCTAAGAAATCAAGGGATTGATTTTGATACCAAAATTAGTGGAGGACACTAA
- a CDS encoding T9SS type A sorting domain-containing protein encodes MKKRLHNRKKRTTFLYSLCLMLLCANVGFAQGPWNFPTDIQSWVVQGSSAVSWDGTVFNNASGSLKTVTTAITAGAKSPTFTPTIAGNYIFSAYIKGTAGDKVRLDIFQGSASVGTDYTLLTSNFELVTRTVTVVGGTNMTLRILDRIGSKTLYIDDVSFTYVPPAGSILTTNVIGGGTVTKSPDQPSYTAGSVTVNAIQKTHWLFSTWSGDLTGTTNPESVPLDGTTNKTVTANFIVDPAFNYAFNYNLGTDLEGWAPDAAQLTASVSGGIATLTPTANQFARFSLLNFPIPSANYNKVTLVLKNNSATTNELAIIAGATTGNVTTITTSDAGYQTYVIDLTANAGWTGSVTSFKIRFANSTNSGKPSDAGTIEIDSIIFSYTYPTTYYYKGVGSLASLASWSSKEDGSGAAPINFTADGITYRISTSVATDASWTVSGVGSKVIFGKSTAAAVTLTVADTFPIIGTIDVTAASTGSNSVLWQDATTPSFGSLNTNSEVHFQKSATFTFSLVPTFGKLFIDNSSAVTFGAGIKNVTTSLTIGSGSSLATGDGLILKSTATKTAVVAPVLGSITGNVTVERNIPASQRAYRLLSPAVTTSTFIDANWQLGTHITGTGGATNGFDVTTSNGSSMFIHNNTTPAWVAVGNTNATVLTAGVPYLIYIRGSRTASLTVVAEVPPVTIASDATTLSATGVLTTGNVTVNGLNETANGFSAVGNPYQAQVDMQAVLASATNLNNGFYYVVDPALGTKGGYLTVDVTAAATAEISKNLQPGQACFVQTLAAGPASLTFTEANKTEASAQTNIFKVKNSVQSGLDLTLFDAASNRLDVLKIAFDASETNAVNQNDASKLTNFDESMATSNNGKLLAIEKRAMPTATDEIPLNITKYRGTSYSLKLQGTGLTATPYLLDTFSGTTTEIPLDGSVDYAFTVDAGNTATSAANRFKLIYAKTLKVIDNATAGFSLYPNPSKANSFNIVIPQGNAKASLTVSNLLGQKLYSQNDLQAGATERITVANVKTAGVYLVSLTSEGKTSTTKWIVE; translated from the coding sequence ATGAAAAAACGATTACACAATCGGAAAAAACGAACCACCTTCTTGTACAGCTTGTGCTTGATGCTGCTGTGTGCTAATGTGGGATTCGCGCAAGGACCATGGAATTTTCCAACAGATATTCAAAGTTGGGTCGTTCAAGGGTCTTCTGCAGTTAGCTGGGATGGGACTGTTTTTAATAATGCTTCTGGCTCATTAAAGACTGTAACCACAGCTATAACAGCTGGTGCAAAATCACCAACATTCACACCTACAATAGCTGGAAATTACATCTTTTCTGCTTACATTAAAGGTACAGCGGGAGATAAAGTAAGATTAGATATTTTTCAAGGATCTGCTTCTGTTGGTACAGATTATACTTTGCTTACAAGTAACTTCGAACTTGTAACGCGAACAGTTACTGTTGTTGGAGGAACAAATATGACACTAAGAATACTAGACAGAATTGGTTCAAAAACTCTCTATATAGATGATGTTTCATTTACTTATGTCCCTCCTGCAGGATCTATTTTAACTACAAATGTAATTGGTGGAGGTACGGTAACTAAAAGCCCAGACCAACCTTCTTATACTGCTGGTTCTGTTACAGTAAATGCTATACAAAAAACACATTGGTTGTTTAGTACCTGGTCTGGAGATCTTACGGGAACTACAAACCCAGAAAGTGTACCTTTAGATGGTACTACTAATAAGACGGTAACTGCAAATTTTATTGTTGATCCAGCCTTTAATTATGCCTTTAATTATAACTTAGGTACTGATTTAGAAGGTTGGGCACCAGATGCTGCTCAACTAACAGCTTCCGTTTCTGGAGGCATTGCTACTTTGACACCTACAGCAAATCAATTTGCTAGGTTTAGTTTACTTAATTTTCCTATACCTTCGGCAAATTATAATAAAGTAACGCTAGTTTTAAAAAATAATTCTGCCACCACAAACGAATTGGCAATAATCGCTGGAGCTACAACTGGAAATGTTACGACAATAACCACTAGCGATGCTGGATATCAAACTTATGTTATCGATCTGACAGCAAATGCAGGTTGGACAGGTTCGGTTACCTCTTTTAAAATAAGATTTGCAAATTCAACAAATAGTGGAAAACCTTCAGATGCAGGGACTATAGAAATTGACAGTATTATTTTTTCCTATACTTATCCAACAACTTATTATTATAAAGGTGTCGGTTCTTTAGCGAGTTTAGCTAGCTGGTCTTCAAAAGAAGATGGTTCAGGTGCGGCCCCAATCAATTTCACAGCGGATGGAATTACCTATAGAATATCAACATCTGTTGCAACAGATGCATCTTGGACCGTTTCAGGAGTCGGCTCCAAAGTTATTTTTGGAAAATCAACAGCGGCAGCAGTTACATTAACTGTCGCAGATACTTTTCCAATTATAGGAACTATCGATGTAACTGCTGCAAGTACTGGATCGAACAGTGTTTTATGGCAAGATGCAACAACTCCTTCTTTCGGTTCTTTAAATACAAACTCAGAAGTGCATTTTCAGAAATCAGCCACTTTCACATTTAGTTTGGTTCCTACTTTTGGAAAATTATTTATTGACAATTCTAGTGCAGTAACTTTTGGAGCAGGAATAAAAAATGTTACAACATCTTTAACTATTGGTTCAGGAAGTAGTTTAGCTACTGGTGATGGTTTAATCCTAAAATCAACCGCTACAAAAACTGCAGTGGTAGCTCCTGTTTTAGGCTCTATTACTGGTAATGTAACTGTAGAACGTAATATTCCTGCAAGTCAAAGAGCCTATCGCTTATTGAGTCCAGCTGTGACTACTAGTACTTTTATCGATGCCAACTGGCAGTTAGGAACTCATATTACAGGTACTGGCGGAGCTACCAATGGTTTTGATGTAACAACTAGTAATGGTTCGTCGATGTTTATACATAACAATACGACTCCTGCTTGGGTAGCAGTTGGCAATACAAATGCAACAGTTCTTACTGCGGGAGTTCCTTATCTTATTTATATCCGAGGAAGTAGAACTGCCTCTCTAACCGTTGTTGCAGAAGTTCCACCGGTAACAATAGCTAGTGATGCCACAACTTTGAGTGCAACCGGTGTTTTAACTACAGGAAATGTTACTGTTAATGGTTTAAATGAAACTGCGAACGGATTTAGTGCTGTGGGAAATCCGTATCAAGCACAAGTTGATATGCAAGCAGTATTAGCTAGTGCAACAAATCTAAACAACGGATTCTATTATGTAGTCGATCCCGCTTTGGGAACCAAAGGGGGCTATCTTACTGTAGATGTTACTGCTGCTGCAACCGCAGAAATTAGCAAAAATTTACAACCAGGACAGGCTTGTTTTGTTCAAACTCTAGCTGCAGGTCCAGCGTCACTAACTTTTACAGAGGCAAATAAAACAGAGGCCTCGGCGCAAACCAACATATTCAAGGTGAAAAATTCAGTGCAATCAGGACTTGATTTAACTTTATTTGATGCAGCTTCAAACAGATTGGATGTTTTGAAAATTGCTTTTGATGCCAGTGAAACCAATGCTGTAAACCAAAATGATGCGTCTAAATTGACCAATTTTGATGAAAGTATGGCTACTTCTAACAACGGTAAATTATTGGCTATCGAGAAAAGAGCGATGCCAACTGCTACTGATGAAATTCCGTTGAATATCACTAAATACAGAGGAACATCCTATTCATTGAAACTACAAGGTACAGGATTGACAGCAACTCCTTATTTGTTGGATACGTTCTCAGGAACAACTACGGAGATTCCACTAGACGGCAGCGTAGATTATGCTTTTACTGTTGATGCGGGAAATACGGCTACTTCGGCTGCCAACCGTTTCAAATTGATTTACGCCAAAACATTGAAAGTAATAGACAATGCCACAGCAGGATTTAGTTTGTATCCTAATCCATCCAAAGCAAATTCATTCAATATTGTGATTCCTCAAGGCAATGCTAAAGCTTCGCTAACCGTAAGCAATTTGTTGGGACAAAAATTGTATTCTCAAAATGATCTACAGGCGGGTGCTACAGAAAGAATTACGGTAGCCAATGTGAAAACTGCAGGAGTATATTTGGTTAGCTTGACTTCGGAAGGTAAAACCTCAACAACGAAATGGATTGTAGAATAA
- a CDS encoding cellulase family glycosylhydrolase translates to MKSKSIILLVVLHHLSILSLQAQITPNAMVAKMGRGINLGNVLSAPIEGNWAPPVQESYFDNIALVGFKTVRIPIRFDSYTTPFSSVTYKDANGNYIGNVSDYTVSTAYLNRIEQVVDWALAKGLIPIIDVHGDHWFWESYRATIGGQPNPDYKTGADRLAAEDRFRAIWTAISTRFQNKSENLLFEIMNEAYFSMNEAEVDNTNTYILNIIRATNPTRNVIVNGGKKNSYESPLQMGVSYPNNNNYLYNDKYLIATFHYYLPRAFTASADATNNDNDWGTVQDKLDVDAHFNLVKNWSQTVGVPVFLGEFGADNEGGFNYSTGQYGANGGPDPASRAEFHRYLAQKAIDLGFSFAVWDAGDESGKTIYKVTNKDWVVDVRNAVLNAQCSSSGIIDNADLECNYDFVWGLTTQNGAVASRNNALTAESYNNSKTIKINVATAGTNPESVILNNKTATTGFTIGANYSFRCFAKGNNNQTFNIRIKAVINGVEAYQTSPNLTLTNAYQEFAFPYTVQPNTTSLEFQLLSGLNAGDYYFDNFSATTVLNGNYYYDGSGSVADTINWWSNTDGTGVNPSNFTADAQIFILRNTTAVTTTASWTVSGAGSKIVVGDSSQPGLSLTVANTFPITGTIDIAAASSGVNSLVWQSTILPTFGTLDSTSEVHFQLASGTNYAFVTSPSFGKLFIDGSGSVSFSSTTIPVVVLTSLTVASGSILNLAFATANYVYLTAGATAVINGTVKSPKLAGIFSFGVGTADLAKGSIQFFDANPNLILGAASTIEYSRSTASGTSTQIISTLPTTVSYANLTFSEVPSAGSTTKTINGPIVVTNKLTVSQSTNAGSTFTTGGFLTLKSTATQTAVVSPVVGTITGNVIVERYIPSGFRAYRLLSSPVTTSTSVQANWQENSLNANPNPGYGTHITGVGGNTNGFDATTSNAPSLFTHNNTGAPASWTAMTTTTGTLAAGLPYLIYIRGSRQATNISTLGNDATTLRATGVLKTGTVAVTNLNATANGFSAIGNPYQAQVDMQAVLSTSTNLNTSFYYVLEPKMGSKGQYVTVNVVTNTNTGGSTANRYLQPWQGAFVKTVAVPTATPTLSFTENNKYEGTPQTSVFKTANTSSSLRLALYETASLAQNGYPLDGLIVDFGASESNEVNQNDAVKLTNFDENMATSNSGKLLSIERRAIPIEADQIPLSINNYKGTNYTLKIDASALTGANPYLQDSYTNTTTEIPQEGNLNYNFTVDAGIPASVASDRFKIVYAKTLGIDQPNFDSNSIVVYKDKGVFYVNSGAEVLDSITIFDIQGKKIGQHKNINSKSYRFNAAGISPQVLIFKISTAEGKVVSKKVVN, encoded by the coding sequence ATGAAATCAAAATCAATCATTCTGCTGGTAGTCTTGCACCATCTTTCCATTTTGTCATTGCAAGCCCAAATCACGCCCAATGCCATGGTAGCCAAAATGGGAAGAGGAATCAACCTTGGGAATGTGCTCAGTGCGCCTATCGAAGGTAATTGGGCGCCACCGGTGCAAGAATCTTATTTTGACAATATTGCTTTAGTGGGATTTAAAACCGTTAGGATTCCAATACGTTTTGACAGCTATACCACTCCGTTTTCCAGTGTGACTTACAAAGATGCAAATGGAAATTATATAGGCAATGTATCTGATTATACGGTGAGTACTGCTTATTTAAATCGTATAGAACAAGTGGTAGATTGGGCTTTGGCTAAAGGACTTATCCCCATTATTGATGTTCACGGGGATCATTGGTTTTGGGAGAGTTACCGAGCAACTATTGGAGGTCAACCAAATCCGGATTACAAAACAGGGGCAGATCGCTTAGCTGCAGAAGATCGCTTCAGAGCCATCTGGACCGCCATTTCGACCCGTTTTCAAAATAAATCGGAGAATTTATTGTTCGAAATAATGAATGAGGCTTATTTTTCGATGAATGAGGCAGAGGTAGATAACACCAACACTTATATTTTGAATATTATCAGGGCGACCAATCCTACTAGAAATGTCATCGTAAACGGAGGCAAGAAAAATTCTTATGAATCTCCTTTGCAAATGGGAGTTTCTTATCCTAATAACAACAATTATTTGTACAATGATAAGTATCTCATCGCGACTTTTCATTACTATTTGCCTCGAGCCTTTACAGCTTCGGCCGATGCTACAAATAACGATAACGATTGGGGAACTGTACAGGACAAATTGGATGTTGATGCTCATTTCAACCTAGTAAAAAATTGGTCACAGACTGTTGGCGTTCCCGTATTTTTAGGAGAATTTGGTGCTGACAATGAAGGCGGTTTTAATTACAGCACGGGGCAATATGGCGCGAATGGTGGACCGGATCCTGCTTCCAGAGCGGAATTTCATAGGTATTTGGCACAGAAAGCCATTGATTTGGGTTTTTCTTTTGCGGTTTGGGATGCGGGCGATGAATCTGGAAAAACCATTTATAAAGTAACCAATAAAGATTGGGTTGTCGATGTACGAAATGCCGTTTTGAATGCCCAATGCAGTAGTTCAGGAATTATAGACAATGCTGATTTGGAGTGTAATTATGATTTCGTTTGGGGATTAACCACACAAAATGGGGCAGTAGCCAGCCGAAACAATGCCTTGACTGCGGAAAGCTACAACAATAGCAAAACCATAAAAATTAATGTTGCTACAGCGGGGACAAATCCCGAAAGTGTTATTCTCAATAATAAAACGGCAACCACCGGTTTTACCATAGGTGCTAATTATTCGTTTCGCTGTTTTGCCAAAGGAAATAACAACCAAACTTTCAATATTCGCATAAAAGCAGTCATCAACGGAGTTGAAGCATACCAAACTTCACCGAATTTGACTTTGACCAATGCGTATCAAGAATTTGCTTTTCCGTACACGGTTCAGCCGAACACGACTTCATTGGAGTTTCAGCTTCTTTCTGGTTTGAATGCAGGAGATTATTATTTCGATAATTTTTCGGCTACAACTGTTCTAAATGGCAATTATTATTATGATGGTTCAGGTTCGGTAGCCGATACAATCAATTGGTGGTCGAATACCGATGGAACAGGAGTAAATCCAAGCAATTTCACTGCCGATGCACAAATTTTTATTCTCCGAAATACCACAGCGGTTACAACTACTGCTTCTTGGACGGTTTCGGGTGCAGGATCTAAAATAGTGGTTGGCGATTCCTCTCAACCGGGACTTAGTCTAACGGTGGCGAATACTTTTCCAATTACGGGAACTATCGATATTGCTGCGGCCAGTTCGGGAGTGAATAGTCTTGTTTGGCAGAGTACCATTTTGCCAACTTTTGGAACATTAGATAGTACTTCAGAAGTTCATTTTCAACTCGCTTCAGGAACTAATTATGCTTTTGTAACTAGCCCTAGTTTTGGGAAATTGTTTATAGATGGTTCAGGTTCTGTTAGTTTTTCGAGTACCACCATTCCAGTTGTCGTACTAACTTCCTTGACCGTTGCTAGTGGTTCCATATTGAATTTAGCATTTGCAACAGCAAATTATGTTTACCTTACTGCAGGAGCAACAGCTGTTATAAATGGTACTGTGAAAAGCCCAAAATTGGCAGGGATTTTTAGTTTTGGTGTGGGTACAGCAGATTTAGCAAAAGGGTCCATTCAATTTTTCGATGCAAATCCAAATTTAATACTTGGTGCTGCAAGTACTATCGAGTATTCAAGGTCTACAGCATCAGGAACCTCAACGCAAATAATTTCTACTTTACCCACAACTGTTAGCTATGCAAATCTCACGTTTTCAGAGGTACCGTCGGCAGGCTCCACAACAAAAACAATAAACGGACCTATTGTAGTAACAAATAAATTGACCGTAAGTCAGTCAACAAATGCAGGAAGTACATTCACCACAGGAGGCTTTTTAACCTTAAAATCCACAGCAACTCAAACTGCTGTTGTCTCTCCAGTTGTGGGAACGATTACCGGTAACGTAATTGTCGAACGCTATATTCCATCTGGTTTTAGAGCCTATCGTTTGCTGAGTTCACCAGTTACAACTTCGACTTCAGTGCAAGCGAATTGGCAAGAAAATAGCCTGAACGCAAACCCAAATCCAGGGTACGGAACGCATATAACCGGCGTCGGAGGAAACACAAATGGTTTCGACGCTACCACTTCTAATGCCCCATCTTTGTTTACCCATAACAATACAGGAGCTCCCGCTTCTTGGACGGCTATGACAACTACCACTGGTACACTTGCGGCAGGATTGCCCTATTTAATTTATATCAGAGGAAGCCGCCAAGCCACTAATATTTCGACCTTGGGCAATGATGCTACGACCTTGAGAGCAACGGGAGTTTTAAAAACAGGAACTGTGGCAGTTACTAATTTAAATGCTACCGCGAATGGATTTAGTGCGATTGGAAATCCTTATCAGGCACAAGTGGATATGCAAGCGGTATTATCAACTTCAACTAATTTGAATACCTCATTCTATTATGTTTTAGAACCAAAAATGGGTTCAAAAGGACAATATGTTACCGTTAATGTGGTGACCAATACCAATACTGGAGGTTCGACTGCGAATCGATATTTGCAACCTTGGCAAGGAGCTTTTGTAAAAACAGTAGCTGTACCGACGGCAACTCCTACGCTTTCTTTTACTGAAAATAACAAATATGAAGGTACACCACAAACTTCGGTTTTCAAGACGGCCAACACCAGTTCTAGCCTGCGTTTAGCCTTGTATGAAACCGCTAGTTTAGCACAAAATGGCTATCCTTTAGATGGTTTAATTGTTGATTTTGGTGCAAGCGAAAGTAATGAGGTCAATCAAAATGATGCGGTCAAGTTAACCAACTTCGACGAAAATATGGCGACTTCGAATAGCGGTAAATTATTGTCTATCGAAAGAAGAGCAATTCCAATTGAAGCGGATCAAATTCCATTGAGCATTAATAATTACAAAGGAACTAATTATACGCTAAAAATCGATGCTAGTGCATTGACAGGAGCCAATCCGTACCTACAGGACAGTTACACCAACACCACTACCGAAATACCCCAAGAAGGCAACTTGAATTATAATTTCACCGTTGATGCCGGTATTCCTGCCTCAGTAGCTTCGGATCGATTTAAGATAGTATATGCTAAAACATTGGGAATTGATCAGCCGAATTTCGATTCCAATTCAATCGTCGTTTATAAAGACAAAGGCGTATTTTATGTCAATTCAGGTGCTGAAGTACTGGATTCAATTACCATCTTTGATATTCAAGGAAAAAAAATAGGGCAACACAAAAACATCAATAGCAAATCGTATCGCTTCAATGCAGCGGGAATTTCACCGCAGGTACTGATTTTTAAAATTAGTACAGCGGAAGGTAA